In a single window of the Anaerocolumna cellulosilytica genome:
- a CDS encoding phosphate propanoyltransferase, producing the protein MEEKTIEMITKLVRESVQEILAPQEILASQESSANQKESSDSGFIVPIGVSARHVHLTQEHVETLFGSGYELTKKKELMGGQYASNELVTIVGLKLRALENVRILGPVRKASQVEVSATDAIKLGIKAPIRESGDIEGSAPIAIVGPKGVVYLQEGCIIAKRHIHMSPVDAKAAGVINGDVVSVRVENERGTTFNHVSIRVDKSFTLEMHIDTDEANASKISTGDTAVLIK; encoded by the coding sequence TTGGAAGAGAAAACAATCGAAATGATTACAAAGCTGGTTAGGGAATCAGTGCAGGAAATACTTGCACCGCAGGAAATACTTGCATCACAGGAATCATCCGCAAATCAGAAGGAGTCTTCTGACAGCGGGTTTATAGTACCCATTGGAGTATCTGCCAGACATGTACATTTAACACAGGAACATGTAGAAACATTATTTGGATCCGGATATGAATTAACAAAGAAAAAAGAATTAATGGGTGGGCAGTATGCCTCCAATGAACTGGTTACCATTGTTGGTCTAAAATTGCGGGCTCTTGAGAATGTAAGAATTTTAGGACCTGTTAGAAAAGCATCTCAGGTGGAGGTTTCTGCAACCGATGCGATAAAATTAGGAATAAAAGCTCCTATCAGAGAATCCGGAGACATAGAAGGTTCCGCTCCGATAGCCATTGTCGGTCCCAAAGGAGTTGTGTATTTACAGGAAGGCTGTATAATAGCCAAAAGACATATTCACATGTCACCCGTGGATGCCAAAGCTGCCGGCGTTATAAATGGTGATGTTGTATCTGTAAGAGTGGAGAATGAAAGAGGCACTACCTTTAATCATGTATCCATACGTGTAGATAAAAGCTTCACGCTTGAAATGCATATAGACACGGATGAAGCCAATGCCTCCAAAATCAGCACTGGGGATACCGCAGTTCTTATAAAATAG
- a CDS encoding aldehyde dehydrogenase family protein, whose amino-acid sequence MTVNETQLQEIVKNVLMQLEVTPGNISKLSGVFEDMNEAIMASKKAQAVMQKLSMDCREKIISNIRKKTLENAEVMAKMGVEETGMGNVGHKTLKHQLLAEKTPGTEDLQTIAWSGDRGLTLVEMGPFGVIGAITPCTNPSETIICNSIGMIAGGNTVVFNPHPAAINVSNFAVNLVNQASVEVGGPDNIAVSVVKPTLASGDIMMKHKDIPLIVATGGPGVVTTVLSSGKRGIGAGAGNPPVLVDETADIKKAAMDIVNGCTFDNNLPCIAEKEIVAVDQITDELIHYLVENGCFIITKEQQEKLTALVLTEKGLNRKCVGKDARTLLSMIGIDSPESTRCIIFEGEKEHPLIEEELMMPILGIVRAKDIDDAIEKAVWLEHGNRHSAHMHSKNVDNLTRFGKAVDTAIFVKNAPSYAALGFGGEGFCTFTIASRTGEGLTSARTFTKQRRCVMADSLCIR is encoded by the coding sequence GTGACAGTAAATGAGACACAGCTTCAGGAAATTGTTAAAAATGTACTGATGCAGCTGGAAGTGACACCAGGTAACATATCAAAGTTATCCGGCGTATTTGAAGACATGAACGAAGCAATTATGGCCTCAAAGAAAGCACAAGCAGTAATGCAAAAGCTTTCCATGGATTGCAGAGAAAAAATAATAAGCAACATAAGAAAGAAAACACTTGAGAATGCAGAAGTGATGGCAAAAATGGGTGTAGAAGAAACTGGGATGGGTAATGTCGGACACAAAACCTTAAAACATCAACTTTTAGCAGAAAAAACACCGGGTACAGAAGACCTTCAGACAATTGCCTGGTCAGGTGACCGAGGGCTTACTTTAGTTGAAATGGGACCTTTTGGAGTAATTGGAGCCATAACCCCTTGTACCAATCCAAGTGAAACCATAATTTGCAACAGTATCGGTATGATAGCTGGCGGAAATACCGTCGTATTTAATCCCCATCCCGCTGCTATCAATGTATCAAACTTTGCTGTGAATCTGGTGAATCAGGCGTCTGTAGAAGTTGGAGGTCCTGACAATATTGCTGTATCTGTAGTAAAACCTACCTTGGCTTCTGGTGATATTATGATGAAACATAAGGATATTCCATTAATTGTAGCAACCGGCGGGCCTGGTGTAGTAACTACTGTATTATCTTCAGGAAAAAGAGGTATTGGTGCCGGTGCTGGCAACCCTCCCGTATTGGTGGATGAAACCGCTGACATTAAGAAAGCAGCAATGGACATCGTTAATGGCTGTACCTTTGATAATAATCTGCCTTGTATTGCAGAAAAAGAAATTGTAGCAGTCGACCAGATTACGGATGAATTAATACATTACTTAGTTGAAAATGGCTGCTTTATCATTACAAAGGAACAACAGGAAAAATTAACTGCCCTGGTATTAACAGAAAAAGGATTAAACCGCAAATGCGTCGGAAAAGATGCACGTACTCTGTTGTCCATGATTGGTATTGATTCTCCTGAAAGTACACGTTGTATCATTTTTGAGGGTGAAAAAGAGCATCCGCTGATTGAAGAAGAGTTGATGATGCCGATTCTAGGAATTGTCAGAGCAAAAGATATTGATGACGCCATCGAAAAAGCTGTTTGGTTAGAGCATGGCAATCGTCATTCTGCTCATATGCATTCCAAGAATGTTGACAATCTTACTCGCTTTGGAAAAGCGGTAGATACTGCAATATTTGTAAAGAACGCCCCTTCCTATGCAGCACTCGGCTTTGGCGGTGAAGGCTTTTGTACCTTTACAATCGCAAGCAGAACTGGTGAAGGACTAACATCAGCAAGAACCTTTACCAAACAGAGAAGATGTGTTATGGCAGACAGCCTGTGCATAAGGTAG
- a CDS encoding BMC domain-containing protein codes for MKSLGFIEIPSVTAAIEALDTMCKTADVEFVTWERKLGGRLVTIIIQGDVSAVTEAVESAAAKAMKPCVHAVIPNPHEETIKMVNLSASRLTK; via the coding sequence ATGAAATCGTTAGGATTTATTGAAATCCCAAGTGTAACAGCAGCAATTGAAGCACTGGATACTATGTGTAAGACAGCGGATGTTGAATTTGTTACATGGGAGAGAAAACTGGGCGGAAGGCTTGTTACAATCATAATACAAGGTGATGTATCTGCGGTAACTGAAGCCGTGGAAAGCGCAGCAGCAAAGGCTATGAAGCCCTGTGTACATGCAGTAATCCCAAACCCTCATGAAGAAACCATAAAAATGGTAAACTTAAGTGCAAGCAGGTTAACAAAGTAA
- a CDS encoding zinc-dependent alcohol dehydrogenase: MDVNSLKIEEIVKQVLNEIKNVPGKEAPVTAKGEIPKTSRVAMLTKLEQFEIKEYPIPELGDDDILVKVEGCGICGTDAHEFKNDPFSLIPVVLGHEGTGEIVKMGKNVKKDSAGKPLAVGDKVVSCMIFKDNPDITMFDLNKQNVGGADVYGLLPDDNTHLNGWFADYIVIRGGSTIFNVSDLDLYSRILIEPCAVLIHAVERAKTTGILRFNSRVVVQGCGPIGLICIAVLRTMGIENIVAVDGEQKRLDFAKEMGATKSVNFKDYKGIEALTEGVKDAFGGYLADFAFQCTGSPAAHSNIYKFIRNGGGLCELGFFINGGDATINPHFDICAKEITTVGSWVYTLRDYATTFDFLKRAKGIGLPLEKLITHKFPLAKINEGHVTNLKMEGLKIAIINE; the protein is encoded by the coding sequence ATGGATGTAAATTCCTTAAAAATTGAAGAAATCGTAAAACAAGTGTTGAATGAAATTAAAAATGTTCCTGGTAAGGAAGCACCTGTCACTGCTAAGGGCGAAATCCCTAAAACCAGCCGTGTAGCAATGCTTACAAAACTGGAGCAGTTTGAAATAAAAGAATATCCGATTCCTGAACTTGGGGATGATGATATTCTGGTTAAAGTTGAAGGCTGCGGTATCTGCGGAACCGATGCTCATGAGTTTAAAAATGACCCATTTAGCCTGATTCCTGTTGTATTAGGTCATGAAGGTACCGGAGAAATCGTTAAGATGGGTAAGAATGTAAAAAAAGACAGTGCTGGTAAACCTCTAGCGGTTGGTGATAAAGTCGTATCCTGTATGATATTTAAGGATAATCCCGATATCACTATGTTTGACTTAAACAAACAAAATGTTGGAGGTGCTGACGTATACGGTTTGCTTCCCGATGACAATACCCACTTAAACGGTTGGTTTGCAGATTATATTGTTATCCGCGGCGGCTCTACTATTTTTAATGTAAGTGATCTTGACTTATACTCCCGTATTTTGATAGAACCCTGCGCTGTTTTAATTCATGCGGTAGAAAGAGCAAAAACGACTGGCATATTACGTTTTAACAGCAGAGTTGTAGTACAAGGATGCGGTCCAATCGGTCTTATTTGTATCGCAGTTCTACGTACTATGGGTATAGAGAATATTGTTGCTGTTGACGGTGAGCAAAAGAGACTTGATTTCGCTAAAGAAATGGGTGCTACGAAATCCGTTAACTTTAAAGATTATAAAGGAATAGAAGCTTTAACAGAAGGTGTAAAAGATGCTTTTGGCGGTTACCTTGCTGATTTTGCATTCCAGTGTACGGGTTCACCAGCAGCTCACTCCAATATCTATAAATTTATCCGTAATGGCGGAGGTCTGTGTGAGCTTGGCTTCTTCATTAACGGTGGTGATGCTACAATTAATCCTCATTTTGATATCTGTGCAAAAGAAATTACTACAGTAGGTTCTTGGGTGTACACCTTAAGAGATTATGCTACTACCTTTGATTTCTTAAAGAGAGCAAAAGGAATCGGTCTTCCATTGGAAAAATTAATTACGCATAAGTTCCCTCTTGCTAAAATTAATGAAGGCCATGTGACCAACCTAAAAATGGAAGGCTTAAAAATTGCCATTATCAACGAATAA
- the pduA gene encoding propanediol utilization microcompartment protein PduA — protein MAQEALGMVETRGLTAAIEAADAMVKAAEVVLVGTEKIGSGLVTVLVRGDVGAVKAATEVGAAAATRLGELVAVHVIPRPHTDVEKILPRI, from the coding sequence ATGGCACAGGAAGCATTAGGAATGGTAGAAACCAGAGGCTTAACCGCAGCAATTGAAGCAGCGGACGCTATGGTAAAGGCAGCAGAAGTTGTATTAGTAGGAACAGAAAAAATCGGTTCTGGACTGGTAACCGTATTAGTAAGAGGAGATGTTGGAGCAGTAAAAGCTGCGACTGAAGTAGGTGCAGCTGCGGCAACTAGACTTGGAGAATTAGTTGCAGTACACGTAATTCCAAGACCTCATACAGACGTGGAAAAAATTCTTCCTAGGATATAA
- a CDS encoding GlcG/HbpS family heme-binding protein: MQESGIGIIYQELKKTEDILNNLREVTGNELLTLHVRKLLQEVKGVQLKVIEEAVKEVADTYQTQNTFVTAKQKISWGSEQKDITLSEALALIKEVEKKATAMGISVVLAVYNSAANPVAIHSMDNSYIASFDIAANKAYTCAALKRSTISLKSLSQPGKELYGIQHTNQGRIIIIGGGEPLNYNGRLIGALGVSGGTEAQDTALAEFGKNILEEVLL; encoded by the coding sequence ATGCAGGAATCAGGTATCGGTATCATATATCAGGAACTTAAAAAGACCGAGGATATCCTAAATAACCTCCGTGAAGTTACTGGCAATGAGTTGCTGACTCTACACGTTAGAAAACTTTTACAAGAGGTGAAAGGGGTTCAGCTTAAAGTTATTGAAGAAGCTGTAAAAGAGGTGGCTGATACATATCAAACACAAAACACCTTCGTAACAGCCAAACAAAAAATAAGCTGGGGGTCAGAGCAAAAAGACATAACCCTTTCAGAGGCCTTGGCCTTAATTAAGGAAGTTGAAAAGAAGGCGACCGCAATGGGAATTTCGGTGGTACTCGCTGTATACAACAGTGCTGCCAATCCCGTTGCCATACACAGCATGGATAATTCCTATATCGCAAGCTTTGACATAGCAGCCAATAAAGCTTATACCTGTGCAGCGTTAAAGCGGTCTACTATTTCTTTAAAAAGCTTAAGCCAGCCGGGCAAAGAGCTATACGGTATCCAGCATACTAACCAGGGTAGAATTATTATTATTGGCGGTGGTGAACCTTTGAATTACAATGGTAGACTAATCGGAGCCTTAGGTGTAAGCGGCGGAACTGAAGCACAGGACACTGCCCTTGCGGAATTTGGAAAGAATATATTGGAGGAGGTTTTGTTGTGA
- a CDS encoding BMC domain-containing protein, translating to MASAVGMIEVYGLVAAFVAGDAGCKAANVTLEAFDKNKPANADSLPVPLIVMVKFRGSIEDVKAAVEAAEVAANKVSGVIAKHVIASPESGAEKMLKLNGLDKN from the coding sequence ATGGCAAGTGCAGTAGGAATGATAGAAGTTTATGGACTGGTAGCAGCCTTTGTAGCAGGTGATGCTGGTTGTAAAGCCGCAAATGTTACTCTGGAAGCTTTTGACAAGAATAAGCCGGCAAACGCAGACAGTCTCCCTGTCCCCCTAATTGTTATGGTTAAATTCAGGGGCAGTATTGAGGATGTAAAAGCAGCTGTAGAAGCGGCAGAAGTGGCTGCTAACAAGGTATCAGGCGTAATTGCAAAGCATGTAATAGCAAGTCCGGAAAGCGGTGCTGAAAAAATGCTTAAGCTAAATGGCCTGGATAAAAATTAA
- a CDS encoding class II aldolase/adducin family protein: protein MTSEYEIKKEICEIGKRIYDRGMVAANDGNISVKLNDNEFLCTPTGVSKGFMTPEYICKVDRDGKVIQANGNFKPSSEIKMHMRVYKERPDVVSVVHAHPMYATGFAIAGIPLTQPIMPEAVITLGCVPIAEYGTPSTDEIPDAVSKYLQYYDAVLLENHGALAYSDSLLSAYHKMESVEFYAKLLYISKQLGGPKELSDSQVQRLYEIRRQFGMTGKHPANLCQNTKTGKESCHNCGGHSSSQTDSNELVAEITKKVMEQLGLK, encoded by the coding sequence ATGACATCAGAATACGAAATCAAGAAAGAGATATGCGAAATTGGTAAAAGAATCTACGACAGAGGCATGGTTGCTGCCAACGATGGTAACATATCCGTTAAATTAAATGACAACGAATTTTTATGTACTCCGACTGGTGTAAGCAAAGGGTTTATGACTCCTGAATACATCTGTAAGGTTGATAGAGACGGTAAGGTAATCCAGGCTAATGGTAATTTCAAACCTTCTTCTGAAATCAAGATGCACATGCGTGTTTATAAAGAAAGACCTGACGTTGTTTCCGTAGTTCATGCCCATCCTATGTATGCAACAGGTTTTGCAATTGCAGGTATTCCTTTAACACAGCCTATCATGCCGGAAGCAGTAATTACTCTTGGCTGCGTTCCTATCGCAGAATACGGTACTCCATCTACTGATGAAATACCGGACGCAGTTTCTAAATATCTTCAGTATTATGACGCCGTATTATTAGAGAACCACGGAGCATTAGCTTACTCTGATTCTTTATTATCTGCTTATCATAAAATGGAATCTGTTGAATTCTATGCGAAACTATTATACATCTCCAAACAACTTGGGGGACCAAAGGAATTATCTGATTCTCAGGTACAAAGATTATATGAAATCCGCAGACAATTCGGTATGACAGGTAAACATCCTGCAAACCTTTGCCAGAACACAAAAACTGGAAAAGAGAGCTGCCATAACTGCGGCGGTCACAGCAGCAGCCAGACAGACAGTAATGAATTAGTAGCTGAAATAACTAAGAAAGTTATGGAACAATTAGGATTAAAATAA
- a CDS encoding EutN/CcmL family microcompartment protein, with protein MIVGKVIGSVVATRKNDKLIGSKFLIVEPFQKMEGEQGRFVAIDNVGAGIGEIVLVAKGSAARIGCNMEDSPIDAAIIGIVDDGVGLE; from the coding sequence ATGATCGTAGGAAAAGTAATCGGTTCCGTTGTTGCGACTAGAAAGAATGACAAATTAATAGGCAGTAAATTCTTAATCGTTGAACCCTTTCAGAAAATGGAAGGCGAACAGGGAAGATTTGTTGCAATCGACAATGTGGGTGCAGGCATCGGCGAAATTGTCCTTGTAGCAAAAGGAAGTGCTGCACGGATTGGCTGTAATATGGAAGATTCACCTATTGATGCTGCGATTATTGGTATTGTAGATGATGGAGTAGGACTGGAGTAG
- a CDS encoding BMC domain-containing protein has translation MAQEALGMVETRGLVAAIEAADAMLKAANVTLVGTEKIGSGLVSVMVRGDVGAVKAAVEAGSSSASKLGELVATHVIPRPHTDVEKILPAVK, from the coding sequence ATGGCACAGGAAGCATTAGGAATGGTAGAAACCAGAGGATTAGTAGCAGCAATTGAAGCAGCAGATGCAATGTTAAAGGCAGCTAATGTTACATTAGTTGGAACAGAAAAAATCGGTTCCGGTCTTGTAAGCGTTATGGTTAGAGGAGACGTAGGTGCAGTGAAGGCAGCCGTTGAAGCAGGTTCAAGCTCTGCTTCAAAATTAGGAGAATTAGTTGCTACTCATGTAATTCCTAGACCTCATACAGACGTAGAAAAGATTCTTCCAGCAGTAAAGTAA